The DNA region TTAAACTGAAAACTCACATTATTTCTTTGTGGTTTCACTTCAATATTTTCCATAAACTTTTAAtaaatccccccccccccctcccccccgcttttatataaagaaaaagaaatactaTTGGAAAGGAATTCCaagtttctgattttttttattataactttttgGGCTCTAAATCTTGCACAGAATGATCATTATCAGGGAATATATTAGGCTTTAGCTGTTCAATATGTTTCCTATTAAAGTTGTGTCCCTGAATCACTGTTAAAAAGATTTCTAATTCCTGGAGGTTGTTTTAAGTCCAATTGCAGAAAGCTTTCACCGATTCTGGTAGTCAAAGTAATTGGAAATATCTGAAGGCCATCTTTATCACGGTAGCTTTcacccaaaaaatgaaaaaatatttctaggAAAAACTGTATAGTTTTTCTGTATTTATTATCTTCAAATTCTAATTCCTTGTACATAAATATTAATCTATCTTATTTGTGTAATGCTTTCAGACAAAGCTACAAACTCTAATTCTCAGCTTTCATCAAGCACCAGAGAGAAGAATGAACTTTCTGTACAGTCAAATGCTGAAAGTTCAGACAACTTATCATCCTTAATGCAAAAGAGCAGACAGGATAGTTCAACTGAGAGCAAGctttccaaaaaagtagcaattGATCTGCAAACAAGTGGTAAAACTTCAAACAGCTTGCCGGAATCTTTGTCAAAAGACAAAGataacaatattaataaaataaattcttcgAAAAATGGTACAATTGATATTCAATCAAGCAAAGAAAAGTCAGGTAGTTTGTCTACACGGTCAAAAGTCAAGGAAAGTGATAACATCAGTTCCTCTTCTATCAAAGATGGAAAACCTGAAAGTATTTCCAGCAGTTTCAGCAACATGGTTGTCGATGTAAGATTTGGAAATTCTGATAACACTAATGCTAAAGGAACTCACTCACGTGTTTCTTATAAGCCAGAAAAATGGATGCTCCCTGAACAAGCTGAAGATACATTGACTCAGCTGAATCTTGCAATTGTATGCAAATGGTCTATTCTTTTGTACGTTCCAGGAAAGTATTTCTTGGAATCAATGACACTAAAGTTTTTGGTTTGTCTATTGTAGGTTGGCCATGTTGATTCTGGAAAATCAACTCTATCTGGTAGGTTACTGCACCTATTGGGACGGATCTCCCAGAAAGAAATGCACAAATATGAAAAGGAGGCCAAGTTACAGGTAATTTCATTGTGGTaatcttttttgtgcttttaaaGCTTGATGTTTCTGAACTCATGCCAATTTCGGCTCCTTTTTTTGGTTAATCAGGGCAAGGGATCCTTTGCTTATGCTTGGGCACTTGATGAAAGTTCTGAAGAAAGAGAACGGGGAATAACTATGACAGTGGCTGTTGCTTATTTTGACACGATGAGATATCATGTTGTTGTGCTCGATTCCCCTGGCCATAAAGATTTTGTCCCAAACATGATTTCTGGGGCAACACAAGCTGATGCTGCAATTCTTGTTATAGATGCCTCACTTGGTTCATTTGAAGCTGGTATGGATGGCAGCAAAGGGCAAACAAGGGAGCATGCACAACTTATCAGAAGCTTTGGTGTTGACCGGGTTATAGTTGCTGTAAATAAGATGGATGCTGTTGCGTACTCCCAAGATCGATTTGATTTTATAAGGCAGCAGCTGGGAGTTTTTCTCCACTTTTGTGGTTTCAAAGATTCTTCTCTATCTTGGATTCCCATGAGTGCCATGGAAAATCAAAATTTGGTGGCATCCCCTTCTGATGCTCGTTTAAAAAactggtattttttttattactctaGGTGTGATTTTGACTTTTCATGATGGGCTATGAAGAGGGCTATGGAAGGCGTGggtgttttttttatgtaaatttcaACATATTTTTCACTCTGGAATCATTGTGAACAGGTATGGTGGACCTTATCTATTAGATGCAATTGACTCTCTCCAACCTCCTACTAGAGAATTCTCAAAACCTCTACTAATGCCAATATGTGATGTCATCAAATCAACTACACTTGGACAGGTTTCTGCCTCTGGTAAACTGGAAGCAGGAGCTCTTCGGAGTGGATCAAAGGTATACCATTGGGCAATGTGGCTGTTaatgaaaaatcaaatgatAGATATGAATTTGGAATTCTTCAAATTAGAAGTGTTATTTACCGATCTGAAACTAACTGAATTTCTGCTAGgcattaataatattttgttaaatattttatttcgtgTTTTTACCATATGTACTTGGtgtagaaactaaaataaaaatgttgaaaaagGACTCACAAAGTAATAATATAACTAAGGACCAAAAACTTATATACActgttagtataattttttaatacaaactttCAATAAGATTTGACCATTTTATTACATCATCCTATTTATTAATATGATGTGGGGATATGGTAGATTTTTACTGAATGTCtgtgtaaaaatatttcatgctgacagtgtaaataaattaaactcaacTTATtaagcattattattattttatgaaacaaTATTTACTTGATGaactcattttatattttattttggtgaatAAAACTCATTTTATATAGTTCTTTATAAATGTGCCGTTTCCCCCCAACATATTCAGTTAGACAATGCTGAGGCAGCAAGGGATGTTACCTAGAAATTTTATTCAGGAAATTGTCTAGCATGAAAATTGAGATAATAATGTCTCAAAGGGCACAAATTTTGATATGCTAGCTTTTCTTACATGACATGAAATGAAACTATTTGTCTATAACtgtatttttcttaataaaattgtAGGTCTTGGTTATGCCTTCAGCTGTTGTGGGAACAGTACGCTCATTGGAGCGTGACTCTAATGCTTGTACTGTTGCAAGAGCTGGAGATAATGTAGCTGTAACGTTGCAAGGTGTGGATGGAAATCATGTGATGGCAGGAGATGTACTATGCCATCCTGACTTTCCTGTTGCAGTTGCTAAGCATTTGGAGTTGAAAGTGTTAGTGTTGGATGGTGCAAGTCCCATATTGGTGGGCACACAGGTGTGTACTATGGATGCGAATGACATTCCTTGCACTTTATTTTCCAGTTTTTTTATTGGaggaaaaattcttttatttttctatctcTGCAGTTAGAGTTTCACATACACCATGCAAAGGAACCTGGCAGAGTTTCAAGAATATTATCAGTACTTGATCCCAAGACGGGTAAGGTGACCAAAAAGTCACCTCGCTGTCTCTCTGCAAAGCAAAGTGCAGTAATTGAGGTGAATAAACAATGCAAAACTCATTGTTTCAATGATCTTCACTTTTCTGTTCATCTATGATGCCAAGGATTTGCAAAACTTAGAATGACTTTAATTTTGTCTGATTTCTAGGTGATTTTGAATGAGACAGTCTGTGTGGTAGAGTTCTCTAGTTGTAAAGCTCTTGGAAGGGTATCCCTAAGATCAATGGGAAGAACGATTGCTGTTGGAGTTGTGACAAGAATAATTGAAGAACAAGGTTAATTTGTGCTATTCATCATATAAAATGATGATAACAAGGAGGGATTCTCAACAGACCATGCATCTTTGTTTGCCATCCTAGCCTGGATTAAGTTGTGCTCCCAGACCACAGGCAGCTATATAACTCTCGATGAGGTTTATGGGTTAACACGTGAATTATCAATTATGTAAGAATGGTGAAgatttttttgtatgtttttcaCCATATATGTATCATAAGAGAgcgtgccttttcaaaaaatCTAGACTTGTGTATCATAGCAACTAGTCGAACGAAGAGACGGAAAAGTATACGAGGGATGCAATTGCTTTTATTCTTTAATGCCTAGTCTTCATTATAGATTAATCTACCTGCATATCTATAATCAAATTTTGAGCTTGGAAATCATTTTATCGAAGTAGTTCTGCTTGAAACATGCATcggatattaaatattttcttaatggaATTTGAACTATAGTTTGTCATGTGAAAGATTAACCCCTTTCACTAATATCAACTATCGTTGGTATGAAGATGCTGATTTGGAATCATACAGAATTATAGATTGCTTGACTTGTATCCTGTATAAGGAATAAATCACATGCTAGTCTGCACGtgtagccttgtatttcgagttACTTTGCCAAGTTCTCAATCCACCTATAGATATTAGCTACCTCTTTTATACCTCGAAATCTAAATTTGCTCTTAAAGAAAAGTCAGCCCATAATTAAGGCCGTAACAAAGCCAGTTAAGCATATATGTATCGTGCAATTGCACTTGCACCCTTCATCCATTCCATTGATTATTGTATGAAATGAGATACCTCAAATCTGGCAAAATTTTCGGAAATTCTCTAATCAATTATGTACAATCCAAGACATATATACACGCATATTACCAATCAACTGTAACCAATACTCAAAGGTATTTCCCCCTTTAATTAAAATCCGTTAAATAATAggacatgaatttttttataacaaagcaAAAGAGATTTTATTCAAAAGCCCATACTCAGTAATAGGACAtgaattgaattatatatatatatatatatatatatatatatatatatatatgcagatTCCATTTCTACAATGTGTTTCACCTTTTTTCATCCCCTTATTCCCTCTCTTACTCGTTTTTATTGTAAAACCTATTATTGAACTTTGCCTtagaaagaatagaaaagaaaaattcaaagctttttttaaaatggtaaTAAAAAAGTTGGATTTGACTCATCTAcaataaatatagaaaaagtaATTTCAgtaattgatgaaaaaaataataaataatatttcaacatttttgtaatttatgatACATTTATACGTAATATTGactattgattttattattaacgATCGAGATTACTTACTTTATCCTCTAAAATGAGTTGC from Glycine soja cultivar W05 chromosome 8, ASM419377v2, whole genome shotgun sequence includes:
- the LOC114421743 gene encoding HBS1-like protein isoform X1; the protein is MPRKVNYGLDYDDDYYDDDYDDYAYDDVDAEDYGGPDTKQETIKLGLWQCSICTYDNDESMTFCDICGVVRRPLVNTGTSNSNKTVEDVTKSPGASKLARSLFQSLQQQIAKETVLFPKPDDGFLTDGSNFYKLDNVRGEFHEIHKDFSTQSHPHLNIDPFKFNVPSPDDVVYTGLRSSKTGLKDKATNSNSQLSSSTREKNELSVQSNAESSDNLSSLMQKSRQDSSTESKLSKKVAIDLQTSGKTSNSLPESLSKDKDNNINKINSSKNGTIDIQSSKEKSGSLSTRSKVKESDNISSSSIKDGKPESISSSFSNMVVDVRFGNSDNTNAKGTHSRVSYKPEKWMLPEQAEDTLTQLNLAIVGHVDSGKSTLSGRLLHLLGRISQKEMHKYEKEAKLQGKGSFAYAWALDESSEERERGITMTVAVAYFDTMRYHVVVLDSPGHKDFVPNMISGATQADAAILVIDASLGSFEAGMDGSKGQTREHAQLIRSFGVDRVIVAVNKMDAVAYSQDRFDFIRQQLGVFLHFCGFKDSSLSWIPMSAMENQNLVASPSDARLKNWYGGPYLLDAIDSLQPPTREFSKPLLMPICDVIKSTTLGQVSASGKLEAGALRSGSKVLVMPSAVVGTVRSLERDSNACTVARAGDNVAVTLQGVDGNHVMAGDVLCHPDFPVAVAKHLELKVLVLDGASPILVGTQLEFHIHHAKEPGRVSRILSVLDPKTGKVTKKSPRCLSAKQSAVIEVILNETVCVVEFSSCKALGRVSLRSMGRTIAVGVVTRIIEEQG
- the LOC114421743 gene encoding HBS1-like protein isoform X2; the protein is MPRKVNYGLDYDDDYYDDDYDDYAYDDVDAEDYGGPDTKQETIKLGLWQCSICTYDNDESMTFCDICGVVRRPLVNTGTSNSNKTDPFKFNVPSPDDVVYTGLRSSKTGLKDKATNSNSQLSSSTREKNELSVQSNAESSDNLSSLMQKSRQDSSTESKLSKKVAIDLQTSGKTSNSLPESLSKDKDNNINKINSSKNGTIDIQSSKEKSGSLSTRSKVKESDNISSSSIKDGKPESISSSFSNMVVDVRFGNSDNTNAKGTHSRVSYKPEKWMLPEQAEDTLTQLNLAIVGHVDSGKSTLSGRLLHLLGRISQKEMHKYEKEAKLQGKGSFAYAWALDESSEERERGITMTVAVAYFDTMRYHVVVLDSPGHKDFVPNMISGATQADAAILVIDASLGSFEAGMDGSKGQTREHAQLIRSFGVDRVIVAVNKMDAVAYSQDRFDFIRQQLGVFLHFCGFKDSSLSWIPMSAMENQNLVASPSDARLKNWYGGPYLLDAIDSLQPPTREFSKPLLMPICDVIKSTTLGQVSASGKLEAGALRSGSKVLVMPSAVVGTVRSLERDSNACTVARAGDNVAVTLQGVDGNHVMAGDVLCHPDFPVAVAKHLELKVLVLDGASPILVGTQLEFHIHHAKEPGRVSRILSVLDPKTGKVTKKSPRCLSAKQSAVIEVILNETVCVVEFSSCKALGRVSLRSMGRTIAVGVVTRIIEEQG